The following proteins are encoded in a genomic region of Phaeodactylum tricornutum CCAP 1055/1 chromosome 1, whole genome shotgun sequence:
- a CDS encoding predicted protein, whose translation MVRRIQTSYLAFFLLLIGALFQISAFTISILASKPENGFRNFLREASPFDLGPPSPKDLSSSLISQLAVIALRLRLAEQIDVSCDVVANEEILQGRIGPVTVKGRGWRSSLGLTCMAIDASVESCELDISRVLSNRKLVLTNPAKGKAMVALTSADFGNFITHPRMKPPELPQSSSESKNRTGIQFLQEDARVDPLTSSVTFFAMHLGTKYRCSLRRNATAERKADVAMEAVSSGDNSSETAEELTKVLSNFFNNMVFELDGTFLSFRDMMVTDKGESPSVMLSLNIVVKKFPSPGLEF comes from the coding sequence ATGGTCAGGAGAATACAGACTTCATAccttgctttcttcttgctgcttATCGGGGCTCTTTTCCAGATAAGTGCTTTCACCATATCGATACTGGCTTCCAAACCGGAAAATGGTTTTCGGAACTTCCTGAGGGAGGCCAGTCCCTTCGACTTAGGGCCACCATCGCCCAAGGACCTTTCATCATCCTTAATTTCTCAACTCGCAGTAATAGCGCTAAGGCTTCGATTGGCCGAGCAGATCGATGTCTCTTGCGACGTAGTGGCGAACGAAGAAATATTACAAGGTCGCATCGGACCGGTGACGGTCAAAGGACGTGGCTGGCGATCGAGTCTAGGCCTTACGTGCATGGCGATCGATGCGTCCGTCGAAAGCTGCGAACTCGATATTTCCCGTGTCCTAAGTAATCGGAAACTGGTTCTGACGAACCCCGCCAAAGGCAAAGCTATGGTGGCCTTGACGAGCGCAGATTTCGGTAATTTCATCACTCACCCACGCATGAAACCTCCTGAACTGCCACAGTCCTCATCAGAATCCAAAAACAGGACGGGAATCCAATTTCTGCAGGAGGATGCCAGGGTAGATCCACTCACTTCGTCTGTCACATTTTTCGCTATGCATCTGGGAACCAAGTACCGATGCAGTTTGCGGCGAAACGCGACTGCAGAAAGAAAGGCGGATGTCGCAATGGAGGCCGTTTCCTCCGGAGATAATTCTAGCGAGACTGCTGAAGAGCTGACCAAGGTTCTCTCcaactttttcaacaataTGGTGTTTGAACTAGATGGCACCTTCTTGTCATTTCGTGATATGATGGTCACTGACAAAGGCGAGAGCCCAAGTGTGATGCTGTCTTTGAACATAGTGGTAAAAAAATTTCCTTCTCCCGGCCTCGAGTTTTAG